In Prochlorococcus marinus str. GP2, the DNA window TCTCCTGATAATATTTGAGCAATACGTTTAGGTGCTGTTTTTCTTTTAATACCTAATTGGTATCCAGTTCTGGGAAATCTATAAAATACCTGGGCTATTCTTCTCCCCCAAGCCATTGATCTACCCCAAATATTGTTGATTTTTTTCGTATAAAAATTTAAATCATCAACTTTTCCTGATAGACACTGATCTATGTATCCTGCAGCATAAAAACTGCTAATTAAAGAAGGTCTAATTCCTTCAGCTAAAAATGGATCACATAGAGATGCTGCATCACCAACAGCTAAAACTTTGTCACCATTAATTGAGTGGAAGCCATTCCATATTCTAAGTTTCTTACTAATTGGTGTATTAGAAAAATCATCAAAACCAAAGCTTCTTATCACTTTTTTATTTATAGCCTGATTTTCTAAGAGACCATTATTTATAAAAGTACCTAAACCAATATTTAAGCTTTCTCTAAGGGGGAATGCCCATGCAAACCCATATTTTATAAATCCAAACTCAAATCTAACTGCATCTCTAGGTATTTCACCTAACCCTTTTAATCTTAATGAGATTGTGTTCGCAAATTTAGGTTTTCTTGGCCCTAAATTGAAATATCCTGCCCATTCGGATTGGGAACCATCTGCAATAACAAGAAATTCTGATATGTATTTTATTTTGTTATTGCATGTAATTTCCCATTTATCATTTTTTTTGATGATTTTTTCTATCAATAATGGTCTTATTATCTGAACTCCATTATTCAAGGACTCATTAAGTAATAATTGATCAAGTTTCTCTCTTTTAATAATCCAAAATGGGGATTCACCAGTAAGATCAGCCGTCACATTATCTGTAGCTTTCCATCTGAATTCAACATTCTTAATTTTTGATTCTATGGAGTCTTCTATATCTAAAGGAAGAA includes these proteins:
- a CDS encoding NAD(P)/FAD-dependent oxidoreductase, producing LPLDIEDSIESKIKNVEFRWKATDNVTADLTGESPFWIIKREKLDQLLLNESLNNGVQIIRPLLIEKIIKKNDKWEITCNNKIKYISEFLVIADGSQSEWAGYFNLGPRKPKFANTISLRLKGLGEIPRDAVRFEFGFIKYGFAWAFPLRESLNIGLGTFINNGLLENQAINKKVIRSFGFDDFSNTPISKKLRIWNGFHSINGDKVLAVGDAASLCDPFLAEGIRPSLISSFYAAGYIDQCLSGKVDDLNFYTKKINNIWGRSMAWGRRIAQVFYRFPRTGYQLGIKRKTAPKRIAQILSGEMSYEDIAKRVIRRLLTKSGS